The following coding sequences are from one Streptococcus sp. NPS 308 window:
- a CDS encoding alpha-mannosidase: MENVVVHIISHSHWDREWYLPFESHRMQLVELFDNLFDLFENDPEFKSFHLDGQTIVLDDYLEIRPENRDKVQGYIDQGKLKIGPFYILQDDYLISSEANVRNTLIGQAECAKWGKSTQVGYFPDTFGNMGQAPQILQKSGIHVAAFGRGVKPIGFDNQVLEDEQFTSQFSEMYWQGADGSRVLGILFANWYSNGNEIPVDKDEALAFWKQKLSDVRDYASTNQWLMMNGCDHQPVQRNLSEAIRVANELFPDVTFVHSSFDDYIHAVESALPEQLSTVTGELTSQETDGWYTLANTSSSRIYLKQAFQENSNLLEQVVEPLTVITGGHNHKDQLTYAWKVLLQNAPHDSICGCSIDEVHREMETRFAKVNQVGNFVKSNLLNEWKVKIATHEAQSDHLFTVINTGLHDKVDTVSTVIDVAICDFKELHPTEGYKKMAALTLPNYRVEDLEGHAVEARIEDLGANFEYDLPKDKFRQARIARQVRVTVPVHLAPLSWTTFQLLEGEQEHRDGIYQNGVINTPFVTVSVDENITVYDKTTHEAYEDVIRFEDRGDIGNEYIYFQPKGTEPIYAELKGCEVLENTARFAKILLKHELTIPVSADEKLDAEQRGIIEFMTREAGRSEELASILLETEMTVFVDNPQIRFKTRFTNTAKDHRIRLLVKAHNTRPSNDSESIYEVVTRPNKPAASWENPENPQHQQAFVSLYDDEKGVTVANKGLHEYEILGDDTIAVTILRASGELGDWGYFPTPEAQCLREFEVEFALECHQAQERFSAFRRAKAFQTPFTSLQVAKQEGSVAATGSLLSHAALSLPQVCPTAFKVAENEEGYVLRYYNMSQENVRISEHQQTILDLLERPYPVHSGLLAPQEIRTELIKKEDI, encoded by the coding sequence ATGGAAAATGTTGTTGTACATATTATCTCACACAGTCACTGGGACCGTGAGTGGTACTTGCCTTTTGAAAGCCACCGTATGCAGTTGGTGGAGTTATTTGACAATCTTTTTGACCTTTTTGAAAATGATCCTGAGTTCAAGAGCTTCCACTTGGATGGTCAAACCATTGTCCTTGATGACTACTTAGAAATTCGTCCTGAAAATCGCGACAAAGTCCAAGGTTATATCGACCAAGGCAAACTCAAAATTGGTCCCTTTTACATCTTGCAGGATGACTACTTGATTTCCAGTGAAGCCAACGTCCGCAATACCTTGATTGGCCAAGCAGAATGTGCAAAATGGGGCAAATCAACCCAGGTTGGTTACTTCCCAGATACCTTTGGAAATATGGGACAAGCTCCTCAAATCCTTCAAAAATCAGGCATTCACGTGGCAGCCTTTGGCCGTGGTGTCAAGCCGATTGGCTTTGACAACCAAGTCCTCGAAGATGAGCAGTTTACTTCCCAGTTTTCAGAAATGTACTGGCAGGGTGCAGACGGAAGTCGTGTTCTCGGTATCCTCTTTGCCAACTGGTACAGTAACGGGAATGAAATCCCAGTTGATAAGGACGAAGCCTTGGCTTTCTGGAAACAAAAACTGTCCGATGTGCGTGACTACGCCTCGACCAACCAATGGTTGATGATGAACGGCTGTGACCATCAGCCTGTACAGAGAAATCTGAGCGAAGCCATTCGTGTGGCAAATGAACTCTTCCCAGATGTGACCTTTGTGCATAGTTCATTTGATGACTACATCCACGCAGTAGAAAGTGCTCTGCCGGAGCAACTATCAACGGTTACAGGCGAGTTGACCAGTCAAGAAACAGACGGTTGGTACACACTTGCCAACACTTCTTCTTCACGGATTTACCTCAAACAAGCCTTCCAAGAAAATAGCAACCTGCTAGAACAAGTAGTGGAACCATTGACTGTCATCACTGGTGGACATAACCACAAGGACCAGTTGACCTATGCTTGGAAAGTCCTTCTACAAAATGCGCCCCATGATAGTATCTGTGGCTGTAGTATTGACGAAGTTCACCGTGAGATGGAAACACGTTTTGCCAAGGTCAACCAAGTCGGAAACTTCGTTAAGAGCAACCTTCTCAACGAGTGGAAGGTTAAAATTGCAACCCACGAAGCTCAAAGCGACCATCTCTTTACCGTCATCAATACAGGCTTGCATGACAAGGTTGACACTGTCAGCACAGTGATTGATGTGGCGATTTGTGATTTCAAGGAATTGCACCCAACAGAAGGCTACAAGAAAATGGCAGCCTTGACCTTGCCAAACTACCGTGTCGAAGACTTGGAAGGCCATGCTGTAGAAGCGAGAATCGAAGATCTGGGAGCTAATTTTGAGTATGATTTGCCAAAAGACAAGTTCCGTCAGGCTCGTATCGCTCGACAAGTGCGCGTGACAGTCCCTGTTCATCTAGCCCCTCTCTCTTGGACAACCTTCCAATTGCTTGAAGGAGAACAAGAACACCGTGACGGTATTTACCAAAATGGAGTGATTAATACGCCATTTGTAACGGTCAGTGTGGATGAAAACATCACGGTCTACGACAAGACAACTCATGAAGCTTATGAAGATGTTATTCGCTTTGAAGATCGTGGTGACATTGGAAATGAGTACATCTATTTCCAACCAAAAGGAACAGAGCCTATCTACGCAGAACTCAAAGGCTGTGAAGTTTTGGAAAATACAGCTCGTTTTGCCAAGATCTTGCTCAAACATGAATTGACAATTCCAGTAAGTGCAGACGAAAAACTGGATGCAGAACAAAGAGGCATCATCGAGTTTATGACGCGTGAAGCTGGGCGCTCAGAAGAATTGGCAAGCATTCTTCTTGAAACAGAGATGACCGTCTTTGTTGATAATCCACAAATACGCTTCAAGACTCGCTTTACTAACACAGCCAAGGACCACCGTATCCGTCTCTTGGTCAAGGCTCATAACACACGTCCAAGCAATGACTCTGAAAGCATCTATGAGGTGGTGACACGACCAAATAAACCAGCTGCTTCTTGGGAAAATCCTGAAAATCCACAACACCAACAAGCCTTTGTCAGCCTTTATGATGATGAAAAAGGAGTGACGGTGGCCAATAAAGGATTGCACGAGTATGAAATCCTTGGAGACGATACCATTGCAGTGACCATCCTTCGTGCTTCAGGCGAGCTAGGTGACTGGGGTTACTTCCCAACGCCAGAGGCTCAGTGCTTGCGTGAGTTTGAAGTCGAGTTTGCTCTTGAATGCCACCAAGCGCAAGAACGCTTCTCAGCTTTCCGTCGTGCCAAAGCCTTCCAAACACCATTCACTAGCCTTCAGGTTGCTAAACAAGAAGGAAGTGTTGCTGCGACTGGTAGCCTCTTGAGTCATGCGGCACTCAGCTTACCACAAGTTTGCCCAACAGCCTTTAAAGTGGCGGAAAATGAAGAAGGATATGTCCTCCGTTACTACAATATGAGCCAAGAAAATGTGCGCATATCTGAACACCAACAAACCATTCTGGACTTACTTGAACGACCATATCCAGTTCATTCAGGACTATTGGCTCCACAAGAAATTCGTACAGAATTGATTAAAAAAGAAGACATTTAA
- a CDS encoding ROK family protein has translation MTIATIDIGGTGIKFASLTPDGKILDKTSTPTPETLEDLLAWLDKCLAEKDYKGIAMSVPGAVNQETGVIEGISAVPYIHGFSWYEALAHHQLPVHLENDANCVGLSELLAHPEIENAACVVIGTGIGGAMIINGKLHRGRHGLGGEFGYMTIIAPAEKLNNWSQLASTGNMVRYVIEKSGQTDWDGRKIYQEAAAGNALCQEAIERMNRNLAQGLLNIQYLIDPDVISLGGSISQNPDFIQGVKKAVDEFVETYEEYTVAPVIQACTYHADANLYGALVNWLQEENQW, from the coding sequence ATGACCATTGCAACCATTGATATCGGAGGGACTGGGATTAAGTTTGCCAGTCTGACTCCTGATGGAAAAATACTAGATAAGACAAGTACACCGACACCAGAAACCCTAGAAGATTTACTGGCATGGCTAGACAAATGCTTGGCAGAGAAAGATTATAAGGGCATTGCCATGAGCGTTCCAGGCGCGGTCAATCAAGAAACAGGTGTAATTGAGGGAATCAGTGCCGTACCTTATATTCACGGTTTTTCTTGGTATGAGGCCCTTGCTCATCATCAGCTACCTGTCCATCTAGAAAATGATGCCAACTGTGTTGGACTTAGTGAACTGCTAGCTCATCCAGAGATTGAAAATGCAGCCTGTGTCGTGATTGGGACAGGAATCGGCGGAGCTATGATTATCAATGGCAAACTTCACCGAGGTCGCCACGGCTTAGGTGGTGAGTTTGGCTATATGACAATCATTGCACCAGCAGAAAAGCTCAACAACTGGTCGCAACTAGCATCTACAGGAAACATGGTCCGCTACGTAATTGAAAAGTCAGGTCAGACTGACTGGGACGGTCGCAAGATTTACCAAGAAGCTGCAGCAGGCAATGCCCTTTGTCAAGAAGCCATTGAGCGCATGAACCGTAATCTGGCTCAAGGCTTGCTCAATATCCAGTATCTGATCGATCCAGATGTCATTAGTCTGGGAGGCTCTATCAGTCAAAATCCAGATTTTATCCAAGGTGTCAAAAAAGCTGTCGATGAATTTGTCGAAACCTACGAAGAATACACAGTCGCACCAGTTATCCAAGCTTGCACCTATCATGCAGATGCCAATCTCTATGGTGCCCTTGTCAACTGGTTGCAGGAGGAAAACCAATGGTAA